The Lysobacter gummosus sequence AAGCCCTTCGACCAGCCGTCGGAGACGGTGTGGTGCATGGTCACGACCAGCACGTGTTCGTCGTCCGCGGTCTGCAGCAGTTGCCCGCGGATCAGCGGGCCGCGCTCCAGATCGAAGGGCGCCTCGGCTTCCGCGTGCAGATGTCCTTGCAGCGATTCGACATCGCCGCGCAGGTCGCGGTGTTGCAGCGCGAAGCCCAGTTCCGGCGCGGCGATGCGCTGCACGGTCTGCTCATGCTCGCGCACGAAGGTGGTCCGCAGCGCCTCGTGCCGCCATACGATGCGGTCGAGCGTGCGTTGCAGTGCGTCGCGATCGAGCCGGCCGCTCAGGCGCAGGGCCAGCGGGACGTGGTACGAGCCGCTGGCGCCATCGACCTGAGCCAGGAACCACAAGCGCTGCTGCGCGTACGACAGCGGCAGCTCCTGGTCGCGCGATACCGGCAGGATCGGCTGCTGCTCGCTGCGCGCCTGGCCTTGCAGATGCGCGGCCAGTTCCGACAGCACCGGACGCGCGAACAGATCGCGCAGCGACACATCGACCGACAGCGCGCGGCGCAGGCGCGAGAGCGAGGTCACCGCGAGCAGGGAGTGGCCGCCGAGTTCGAAGAAATGATCGTGGCGGCCGACGCGGTCGAGCTTGAGCACGTCGGCCCACAGCTGCGCCAGCAGGGTCTCGGTCTCGCCTTGCGGGGCTTCGTAATCGCGGCGTCGATAGGCATCGGCGTCCGGTGCCGGCAACGCCTTGCGGTCGAGTTTTCCGTTGGAGGTGCGCGGCAGGCTCTGCAGTTGCAGATAGGCCGACGGCAGCATGTAGTCCGGCAGCGTCGCGCTCAGGTGGGCGCGCAATGCATCGGCGTCCATGGCCGTATCGTCTTGGGTGACGATGTAGGCCACCAGGCGCTTGTCGCCGGGCTGGTCTTCGCGCGCCAGCACCACGGCGTCACGCACGGATTCGTGCTCGATCAGGCGCGATTCGATCTCGCCCAGCTCGATGCGGAAGCCGCGGATCTTGACCTGGAAGTCGTTGCGGCCCAGATATTCGATATTGCCGTCGGCGCGCCAGCGACCCAGGTCGCCGGTCTTGTACATGCGCTCGCCGTCGATGAACGGATTCGGCAGGAAACGTTCCGCCGTCAGTTCGTCGCGATTGAAGTAACCGCGCGCCACGCCGGCGCCGCCGATATACAACTCGCCGCTGGCGCCCATCGGCACCGGCTGCAAGTGACGGTCGAGCAGGTAAACCTGGGTATTCGCCAGCGGACGGCCGATGTGCGGGGCGAAGCCGCTGTCGCGGCCCATCGCGACCCAGGTCGAATAGGTCGTGGTTTCGGTCGGGCCGTACAGGTTGCACAGACGCAGCACCGGGGTCTGCGCGAACAGGCGTTCGGCGAGTTCGCGCTTCAGCGCTTCGCCGGCGACGTTGACGACTTCGACCTTGGGGTCGATCGCCTGTGCGTCCAGCAAGGCTTGCAATGCAGACGGAACGGTGTTGATCAGGCGGATGTCGTGCTCGCCTTCCTGCAGCGCCAGCGCGTCATCGACCACTTCCGTGCAGCCGCCGACGATCAGCGGCGCGAAGCATTCGTAGATCGACAGGTCGAAGTTCAGCGAGGTCGAGAACAGCGTCTTCGCCAGCACCGATGCTTCGAACGACTCCTTGGCCCAGGCCAGGAAGTTCACCGCATTGCGGTGTTCGATCATCACGCCCTTGGGCATGCCGGTCGAACCGGAGGTGTAGATCAGATAAGCGAGATGGCTGGAGGTCAGGCCGCTCACAACGGGCGCTTCAGCGGGTTCGTTCCGCCACGCCGCATCCGGATCAACCAGATCGATCAACGGCGCAGCCACCACGTCCGGCAACGACTCGCGCGCCGCCGCTGAAGTCAGCACCGCCACCGGCGCGCTGTCGGCGAGCATGTGCGCCAGACGGTCGCGCGGATACACCGGGTCCAGCGGAACATACGCTCCGCCGGCCTTGAGCACACCAAACACACCGATCACCATCGACAGACCGCGTTCGATGCTGATGCCGACGCGGTCATCGGGCTTCACGCCCAGGCCGATCAGATGATTCGCAAGCCGGTTGGCCTGACGATTCAGCTCGGCATAGCTCAGCGACTCGCCGCCATGCACCACCGCTGTCGCATCCGGCGTCCGCGCGACCTGCGCCTCGAACAGCTCATGAATGCAAGCGGTCTGCGGATACTCGGCCTGGGTCTGATTGAGATCGCTCAGCACCAGCCGGCGTTCATCGGCGTCGAGCAGATCGATGCGATCCACCGGCTGAGCGTCGTCGGCCGCCATCGCGCCGATCGCGCGCTGCAGGTAGCCGGCGCAACGCTGGGCCATCGCCGGATCGAACAGCGCCGAGGCATGGCTCAACCGGCCGACGATGCCGTCATCGGCAGCGCTCAGCTGCAAATGCAGTTCGAAGGTTTCGCCACGCGCGAAAAACAGCGAGATTTCGCCGCCGCCCGCGACCTCGCCCTCATCGGCCGCAACCAACCGCCCCACTTCGGCCAGCCATTGGCCGACGGACTGCGTGGCATCGATCGGCAAGCTGCGCGCATCGACGAAGCGACCGGCGACGCCGTCGCGCTGCGCGCGTTCGCCGCGCGCCAGCGACGCGCCGATCAACAGGCTGTCGTGTTCGCTCAGCTTCGCCAGCACCGCCGCGCAAGCGGCCGCGACGACACTGCAGCGGCTCAATCGATGAGCGCGCTCCAGCGACTCCAACTCGCGCAGCAATGCCGCATCCCACTGCAGCGACAGCGCGCAGTCGAAATGACCGTCGGCGCAGAACTTCAGTGTCGCGACCTGCGCGGACAGCGATTGCGCGATGGAAGCTGCAGACAATTCCGAATCTTCCGTCTGCACGGAGGACGTGTTTCGATCGCGTGTATTCACTGCTAGATCCCTTAGCCTGTGACTCATTCCGTTCGAGTTGTATTGGTTCGCTCGAACCCCGCTACCTTCAGGCGACGAGGTGGCTAGCCGCTTGCATCGCGCATTCGCGACGCTTCCTTTCCACAAGAATTGCGCCTAGCCGTCGCTACCTCTGCGACGGCCGTCGGCGGTGCGCATCGCGGCGAGATGCGCAACTTCCCGGTGGCAGCACCGGGCTGCCTTGGGCCGCAGGCATCGGATTCGGCAACGACCTCGACGGTGCGAGGCTCGGCCGTGATCCTGCGACCCTTGGCAACGAGTACGGAGAAATCGCCATGTTCCGGACACGAAATGTGACACGCGTTGTGAACATGAACGATGTTCAGGAAACGCCGTGAAAAGTGGCCGCACACGCAGTCGCTCGCTGCGACGCGCACCGGTCGCAGCGCAATCGCATGGCGAAACCATTGTTTTCCTTTGACATTCGCCCACGCGCCCAGATCCGGCGCCGACGCGCTCCTGCAGTTCCCGCTGTCCATTTCGCCCCCCGGCGATGCTGCCTTGCGAACGTGCTCCGATGCCGATCCCCCGGCACTCACGCAGTGCCCTACAAACGCTTCTGCGTGGCGAATTTGTCTACGGGATCATTATTGGGTTGTCAATTTGTGTCGCGTCGCCTGATGGAACTTGCGTGTTGAGTCGCCAGATTCGTTGTGATGCAGTTTGCGATCTGCATGCGTAGCGGCCAAAAAAATCACAATTCAGAGTTGAACTTAAATCGAATTAGCGGTCGGCATCGTGATCGATAACGTGATTGGCATCACCGAGTTTTTCCCGCTCAAACGACGGAATTACGAACAAACAAACTGTGCGTGGTTCTCGTTGTTGCATCATTTGCGAGGCTGTTTTTTTCGCGCGCGCGGCGATACCTCGCCGAATCTCGTTCAACCAGCGGCCGCTGCGATGCTGGCCGCGAGGCATTGCAAGACATCGATCGGATGCGTAGCCCACGGATTTTCGTGTTGCACGAATGCAACGCAATCGCTCGGCATCGCCACTGGAAGTCGCAACCTGATGCCAACGTGGCAATGCGATGCGAGCCAGACGCACGCGCTCGCCACCCCGATCTCAACCGGAGTGGCGAGCCTTACCCGAAGATTTCAACGCCGATTCGCCGCCGGGTTTATTCGCAGGTGAACTCGTCCGCCATGTAGTCGCTTTCGATACCGCGATCGTCCGGCGTGCCGTCGGGCGAATCGGTGACCCGGCGGAAGATCACGTAGGTCACGGCATGGGCGCCGCTGGTGCAAGGCAGCGGCAGATCGGCGCCGGGCTGGAAGGTCTCGCTGGCCGAAACGCCGACGCCCTGGATGGCGTAACCCGCGAACCGGCACGAGGACGGGTACTGATACGCCAATCGGCATACGCCGGTGGCTTCGACCGCATCGGCGGCGGCGACCGCCGCGTTGTAGTTCGGCAACCAACCGGTGGCGGCATCGGCGGGGCAATCGCCCGACGCGGTCGGCGTCTGATTGGCCTGGCAGCCGCTGGACCCGTTGCTGCCCAGCACCCCTTCGGAGAAGTATTGATAACGCCCGGATGCCACCCATTGCGCGGCCGAGGCGCTGTGCGCGAAACCGGCGAGCGCGAGCATGAGCGCGGCGGCGGTCGCCAGCCGCGCGGACTTCGATCGGCCGGCGGCGCGGTACGGGGATTGCGCTTTCATCTCTGTAACCTCCTGTCGTTGAGATTGGGCTCGATGCGGGGACGCCGAGTTCGCACCTCGCCGATCCCGCTTCGGCAGCTTAGCGAACGCGCGCGGCGGCGAACTTGCGCAGGCGGTCGGCAACGAGGGCACCCGCACTGTCGCCGCCGCATCGATTCGGCAGCCGCTGCGCGAGGGCGCTCAGCCGTCCGCCGGCACGCAAGCGTCGCCGCGCCTGACTCGCCGGCGATGGCTGCCCTTCATACTGTTGGCGACGGCCGTGCCGTAGTCTATGGCGCAGGCGGTTTCGCACTGCTCGATCGCGCAAGTCCGCCGGAGTTTCCGGCGCGCAACCCTCTCCACCCTGCCTTGAAGAACCGCCATGTCGACAGTGCCCGAAACGCGTTTGACCGCGCCGCCCGCCCGCATCGCGGCCTGGATACTGGGCCTGATCGGGTTGTTCCTGATTCTGCGGCTTGGACTGTTGGGCGCGGTGCTGGCCGGCCTGCTGGTGTTCCAGTTGATCCACGTGCTGGCGCCGCTGGTCGATCGCAAGGTGCGCGGACGCCGCGCCCGGCTGATCGCGGTGGCGTTGCTGGCGATCCTGATCATCGGCTTTCTGACCCTGGCCACCCTGGGCCTGATCGCGTTCTTCCGCGCCGACACCGGCGGCGAACAGGCGCTGCTGGCGCGGTTGATGGACGTCATCGACGCTTCGCGCAATCAAGTTCCGCTATGGGCGCAGCCCTACCTGCCCGACGACATGTCCGACCTCAAGCGCGGGCTCAATGCCTGGCTGGACGAGCATCGCGGCGAATTGAGCCTGGTCGGCGCCGAAGCCGCGCAGTTGAGCGCGCGCCTGCTGGTGGGCATGGTGCTGGGCGCGATGATCGCGCTGCAGGAAGAGCTGCCGGCGCTGCACCTGGGGCCGCTGGGGCAGGAATTGCTGGCGCGGGTCAGCCGCCTGTCGGACGCGTTCCGCCGGGTGGTGTTCGCGCAGATCAAGATCTCCGCGCTCAATACCGCGTTCACCGCGGTGTTCCTGCTGATCGTGCTGCCGTTGTTCGGCATCCACGTGCCGATGTCGAAGACGCTGATCGTGGTGACCTTCATCGCCGGCCTGTTGCCGGTGGTGGGCAATCTGATCTCGAACACCCTGATCACCATCGCCGCGCTGTCGGTGTCGATCTATGTCGCGGTCACCGCGCTGGTCTATCTGGTGCTGATCCACAAGCTGGAATACTTCCTCAACGCGCGCATCGTCGGCGGCGAGATCAAGGCGCGCGCCTGGGAGTTGTTGCTGGCGATGCTGATGATGGAGGCGGCGTTCGGCATGCCCGGGCTCATCGCCGGTCCGATCTATTACGCCTATATCAAGCGCGAACTGGTCGATCAGTCCTGGATCTGATGCGGCGCGGCCGGCCATCGCTCGCGCCGGTCAGCGCGCGTTCGCCGGCGGCGATCCGGCCGCGGTCTTCAGATTGTCGATGTAGCGGATGCCCAGCAGTTTTAGCACCAGGTTGCGGACCGCCTTGCTCAGCGGATAGAAGATCCGCGCGCGCTTAGTCCCGCCGAAGAACCAATAGCTGATGCGGTTGAAATAACCCGACGGCGTGCTCAGCAGAGTCAGCATCCGGATCGCCTCCGGGCCGTAGTACATGACGTTCTCGAACTTGAGGACCATGCCCTGGTCGATATCCAGCCCGGCCGCGGTGATTTCGTCCATCAGCGCGCCGGGTTCACGCGCATCGACCAGATGCAGCCGGCCGACGGCTTCGCTGACGCGCGCGTGCTTGCAGTAGGCGTTGCACAGCGGACATTCGCCGTCGTAGACCAGCCAGACGTCCCCGCTTCCCGATGCTGCTTCCGTTTCCCGACTCATGGCTGGCTCCTTTCAGGCCCGCACTGGAAATGCCGCTGCGTTGGGGTTACCTTACACAACAATTAACAAAATAGCTAATTGATTAATTCCAGCGCCGGCCGTCAAGGCCGCCACCGTCCGAGACCCGACATGCCGAGCATAGACAACACGATCTACGACCACGTCCACGCCACCTGGTGGGACCAGGACGGATTCATGGCGCTGCTGCGCACCTCGGTCAATCCGCCGCGTTTCGCCTATTTCCGCGCTGTGCTGAGCGAACGCCTGGGTCTGGACCCGCGCGGATTGCGGGTACTGGATGTGGGCTGCGGCGGCGGACTGCTGTCGGAGGAATTCGCCGCCCTGGGCTGCGCGGTGACCGGCGTGGATCGCTCGCTGCCGAGCCTGGCCGCGGCGCGCGAACACGCAGGAAGATCCGGCCTGAACATCGACTACCGCCAAGCCAGCGCCGAGGCGCTGCCCTTCGATGCGGCCCAGTTCGACGTGGTGTGCTGCTGCGACGTGCTGGAACACGTGGACGACCCCGATGCCGTCGTGGCGCAGATCGCGCGCGTGCTCAAGCCCGGCGGCGTGTTTCTGTTCGACACGATCAACCGCACTTTCATGAGCAAACTGGTCGCCATCAAGCTCGCCCAGGACTGGCGCCTCACCCGGCTGATCCCGCGCGATGTCCACGTCTGGGACAAGTTCATCCGTCCGCACGAACTGGCCGCGTCGATGAATCGCCATGGCCTGCGCGAACACGAATTCGCCGGCCTGTCGCCAGCCATCAATCCGCTGACCGCGCTCAACGCGCTGGTGCGCAACAAGCTCGGACGCATGAGCTTCGCCGAGCTCGGCTCGAAGCTGAAACTCAAGCGCAGCGACGACTTGTCGATTTCCTACATGGGCTTCGCCCGCGCGCAGGCGCGCTGAACCCGTTCGCGGATCAGCGACGGAGCCCGCGCTCGCGCGGGGGCATCGTCCGGCTCCCGCGGCGCGCGCCGGACGACCGCCAACGCGTCGCCGTCGAGCATGACCGGGACACTGAAGGCGGCTCGCGATCACCGCGGCCCGGATTGGCCATATAATCGCCACCGCCGCGGCGTCCGCCCGCGCGCGACGTCCCCCTCGAGCCGCCGCCAGAGGAACCACTCTCTCTGGAAGCGCTTGCCATGTCCGTTCGCTACGCCCTGCGTGGGCTCCCTCCTCATCCTTTGTTTCGCGCCGCCTGCGCGCGGTCGCTGAGCACCAGCCTGCGCATCGCGCTAACGGCTGGCGCGCTCGGCCTGAGCGGCGTCGGCGCCGCCTGGGCGCAATCGGCGCAGGCCGCCGATGAACCCGCGCCGCCGCCGGACGAAGCGCAGACGCTGGAAACGGTGCGGGTCACCGCCAACCAGCTCGGCACCGTCACCGAAGGCAGCGGCGCCTACACGCCGGGCACCATCGCCACCGCCACGCGCCTGGTGCTGACGCCGCGGCAGACGCCGCAGACGATCAGCGTCATCACCCGCCAGGAAATGGACGACTTCGGCCTGACCGGCATCGACGACGTCATGCGCGTCACGCCGGGGCTGAGCATCGTGACCTACGACAGCGAGCGCACCGAGTACTACGCGCGCGGCTTTGCGGTGAACAACTTCCAGTACGACGGCATTCCGATGCAGCGCGATTCGGCCTACTCGGCCGGCAACACGCTCAGCGACATGGCGATCTACGACCGCGTCGAAGTGCTCAAGGGCGCGACCGGCCTGCTGACCGGCATCGGCGATCCCGGCGCCACCATCAACCTGATCCGCAAGAAGCCCTCGCGCAATGAGGTGCGCGGCAGCGTCACGCTCGGCGCCGGTTCCTGGGACGACTACCGCGGCGAGTTCGACATCGGCGGCCCGCTCAGCGCCGACGGCCGCATCCGCGGCCGCGCCGTCGCCACTTACCAGGACGCGCATGCGCACACCGATCACTATCAGCGCCGGACCGAAGTGTTGTACGGCGTGCTGGAAGCCGACATCGGCGAGGCCACGCTGCTGACCGTCGGCGCCGATTATCAGGACAGCGATCCGCGCGGCTCCAGTTGGGGCGGCATCCCGCTGCTGGACAGCCGCGGCGATTTCAATCGCAAGCCGCGCTCGTTCAACAACGGCGCGCGCTGGAGCCGCTGGCGCCAGTACACCCGCACCGGCTTCGCCACGCTGGAACACCATTTCGGCAACGATTGGATCGCCAAGCTGCAGCTCAACCATCAGGTCAACGGCTACGACGCCGCGCTCGGCGCCGGCGCCTCCGGCAATCCCGATCCGGTCACCGGCACCGGCGTCGGCCTGTGGCTGGGCCAGTACATCGGCAAGACCGTCAGCAACGCGGCCGATGTGTACCTCAGCGGCAAGTTCGCCTGGCTGGGCCGCGAGCACGAACTGGTGATCGGCGGCAGCATGTCGCGCAAACGCTGGACCAACGACGGTTACTTCGCGCCGGCCGACTATCCGCTGCAAGTGCCCGACTACCGCAGCTGGAACGGCGACATCCCGGAACCGGTGTGGGTGTCGGCGTTCGCCAACGACGAAGTCACCCGCGAGAGCGGCGCCTACATCGTCGGCCGTTTCGATGTGGCCGATCCGTTGAAGCTCATCGTCGGCAGCCGCATCGCCAACTACAAGGCGGTGGATATCGACAAGAGCGGCATCCTGGTGCCCTACGCCGGCGCGGTCTACGACCTCAACGACAACCTGTCCGCCTTCGTCAGCTACAGCAGCATCTTCAAGCCGCAGAGCAATCAGGACGAGCAAGGGCGCCGGCTCGATCCGCTGGAAGGTCGCAACTACGAGCTCGGCCTGAAGGGCGAGTTTTACGACGGCCGCCTCAACGCCAGCGCCGCGGTGTTCCGGCTCGATCAGGACAACTACCCCGACCCGACCGGCGGCCGCACGCCCAGCGGCGGCATCGCCTATCGCGCCCTGCCCGGCGTGCGCACCGAAGGTTACGAGCTGGAACTGTCCGGCCAATTGCGCCCGGGCTGGCAGATCCAGGGCGGCTACGCGCACAAGATCGCGCGCAAGGACGGCGGCAAGATTTCGACGCTGGAACCGGAAGACCAGTTCAGCGTGCACACCAGCTATCGCCTGCGCGGCGGCCTGCAAGGCTGGACCGTCGGCGGCGGCGCGCGCTGGCAGAGCCCGACCTGGGGCGATATCCCGCATCCGACGCTCGGCACGATCGAACACCGCACCGAGCCTTATTGGGTGTTCGACGCGATGGCGCGCTATCAGGTCAACGAGCAACTGTCGGCGACGCTCAACATCGGCAACTTGTTCGACAAGCGCTATTACACGATCTTCAACGCCTACAGCACCTACACCTGGGGCGAGCCGCGCAATGTGCGGGTGGCGGTGACGTACAGGTTCTGAGGCGGGCGGCGGCACTCGTGGACAAAAAAGAAGGGCTCCCGCGTGGGAGCCCTTCGTGTTTCAAGCCGCCTGTGGATTTTCCCGGAAGGCGCTATTCCTTACCAGCCGACACCTAAAGCGGCAGCTTATTGGTAACGCGCAACAACGAAGGCCGCTGGCGAGTTGCCGTAGCCCGCCACGACGATTTTGCCGTCACCCTGGATTGCGAGCCCTTGAACCGCGGCATTCGCACTGCCGACAGTGGTGGCAACAGGCCCGAAGCTGGCGTCCTGGTTGCCGAACGGGTCGTAGCGATTCAAGGTCAACTGGCGGTAGCTGCCCGCATTGGAGTAGCCGCCGACAATGATTCCTCCGTTGGCGTCGATGGCGACATCGCTACCGACCGCATCGCCGCTACCGATGGCGGTAAGGACCTTGCCGGTGCCGGATCCAAAGTAGCTGTCCAGCGCGCCGGCGCTGGTGTAACGAACGGCGGCAAATCGGTAGTAGCTGGCGCTCGTGCTTTTAGCGTAGCCCGCGGCGACGATGTTGCCGTCGCTTTGAATCGCCAGCGAAGTGGCGATGGAAGAGTTGCCCGTGGACGTGCCGCCCACATTGGTCAGAACTTTACCGCCGGAACCGAACGTGGTGTCCAGCGCGCCACTGGTGGTGTAACGCGTCAACGCGAATACAGTGCCGCCGCTCGACGCGTAGCCGGCCAGCACGGGTTTGCCATCGGCCTGGATGGCCAGACTGTTGACGAAGGCCGAGCCGGTGCCAACCGCCGAGGTGACGGTACCGGTACCGCTGCCGAAGCTGTAATCCAGGGTCCCGCCGCTGGTGAGGCGCGCCAGTGCAAAGCCGGAACCGGCATAGCCCGCAACCCAGATCGAGCTGCCCTGTACGGCAATGGCGTAGGCTTCCGAAGCCCCCGCGTAGAAATTGACGGTCGCCTTGCCCGAGCTGCCGAAGCTGGTGTCCAGCGAACCATCCGTGTTGTAGCGATAGATGGTGAAGTTGCGAGTGGAAGTGAAGTTCGGACACGAGGTACCCGCAACGACGATCTTGCCATCCGCCTGCAGGGCGAGTGCGCGCGCCTGTCCCGAGCAGCTGCCCGATGGCGTGGTGGTGACCTTGCCGGTGCCATTGAAACTCGTATCCAGCACGCCACTGGTCGTATAACGCGCCAGCGCGAACTCGCCGAGGGCGGTCTGGCCAGCGGTGACGATCCGTCCGTCGGGCTGGATCACAATCCGGGCGGCGGCGCCGTAATTGCCGAATGCGGTGGAGGTGATGCCTGCTGAACCGAACGTCGGGTCCAGCGATGCGGCCTGTGCGGGCGTTGCAAGTGCGCCGATAGCGCCGATGGCCATGCCAAACGAAACCTTCATCGCGTTGCTGATCACTGCGTGTTCTCCTTGTTGGATGTGGTTGAGTCCATTTGGTGTTCCATTCAATTCACTGTCGCTTGCTGTGTAGCGGCGGAGTGCTGAGCGCACGAGGTTTAGAAGGCGGCTGTGTGGGGGGGCGCGGTTTTCCGAAGGAATCCGTGCATGAGTACAGGTATCGCGCAAGTAGCCGTGCAGCGCGGCGTGAGTTGATCTATCGCACTGACGGGCCGTTCGTGGCGATCAACCTGTCAGCCTCTTCGATGGACTGCTTGACGACGTACGACGCTGTTGGCGAAGCCTTCGATATTGGGAGATGCTCATCGGGCACTCGTACCTCGAACTTACGAGGTACGGTCCGCCAAAGTGTCGGCCGTAACTTGTCGTGCCGGATAAGATCTCGGCTCTCAAAAGAACGCGTTCTTACGGCGGTCGTACAGGCTGTTGGCAAGCGGCATGAAGTTGTCCAAGCCGCGGGCTACAAGCTCGCCACGCCTGGCCGAGCCGGCAGTTCGGGCACAGGTAACGTGGCTCCCCTCCGGCAAGCTTCAGACCAACACGTTTCTGCTAGATGACCGTCCCGTAGTCGCACTTCCCCATGTGCTTGACCAGGGTCATCCACTGCCCTGTCTCTCGGTCCAGGACATGCTTCTGTGTGCGATGGTGAGCAGTTCCATATTCTGCGCGAACATTCAGCGCCCCCTTTCGCCTAGTGTGCCCTAGGCGAATCTCCGTCGTTGAGACGCTCCGGAGACATGGAATACCCAGCGCTTGGGCGCACTGAACCCACCTTTCGTAGCCACCACGGTCGGCTTTGAGCAGAAGTGGTTTGTCGAAAAAGGAAAAGGGGCTCCGGAGAGCCCCTTTCAGGTACTGGCAACTTCTGGATGCCTAACTGGCGGCTTTAAGCTACCCGCACAGACGTGTGGGATTGCTCAGTACGAATATGAGCCGAGTGCCCGGCGACATAGACGGGAAAGACCGCTGGCATTGGACTAATCACTTTGCCCTTCGGAGACTGGTAACGCCTCGACCAAGACGCTGTGAACCTGGTTGCGGATATCGACGATGAGGTCATCCTCCTCCACCGAGAAGCGCGAGACGGTGACTAGCAACTTGCCACCCAGATTTCGCAGGTGATGTGGAATTGACTCTGTTGGAATTTCCCACCAACCCTCCCCATGTCCGAGCGCGAAGAGCCGAACACGAGTGAAACCACCCGGAAGATGCATCACCACCACGGCCGGATGGCGAAATGGCTCCAGTAGCTTCATGGATGGGGCTAGTGTGTGAATTAAGCCGAAGCCGCAAAGCGGCTTCGGCTTGAATGAATTGTGGACGCGAACAAAACGATCAAGCCGCCGGCCGAAGCGCCCTCAACCGCACTTCGAATAACCGCAGTTCAAGCACGTCGCGCAGCCGTCCATCAGCACCAGCGCCTTGGTGCTGCACTTGTGGCAGACCGTGGCCGAAGGCGGGAACGAGGCGCCGTCGCCGGTGACGGTGACGTCTTCGTTGCGCGGCTCGACCACGGTGATGCTGGCCGAGCGGGTTACTTCAGAGTTTTTTTTTGCGCCGCGCTGCTCGTAGGCGGCGCGCTTCTCGGCGATGAGTTCGCGCTGGGCGTCGCTCATCTCCGGGTCGTGGATCATGCCGATCGACTTGAGGTGGTCTTCGACGATGGCGCCCATTTCGGCCACCAGGGACGGCATGTAGACGCCGCCGGCCTTGAAGTAGCCGCCGCGCGGGTCGAACACCGCCTTCATTTCATCGACCAGGAAGGTCACGTCGCCGCCCTTGCGGAACACCGCCGACATGATGCGCGTGAGCGCCACGATCCACTGGAAGTGGTCCATGTTCTTGGAGTTGATGAAGATCTCGAACGGACGGCGCGATTCGTGCTCGGTGCCGGCGTTGAGCACGATGTCGTTGATGGTCACGTACAGCGCGTGCTCGAACAGCGGCGATTTGATCTTGTAGGTCGAGCCGATCAGGATCTCGGGACGTTCGATGCGTTCGTGCATCTGGATGACGTTGTCGACCGGTTCCTCGGCCTTCACGGCCGCGGCGCTGGCCGCGGCTGCCTTCGCCGCTTCCTTCGCCTTGTCTTCCGGGGTGACGACGCTGTAGCCCTTGATTTTCTTTTCGATCTTGACGGCCATGGGCCCGACTCCTACTGCGTTGCGTGTTCTGGTGTGGGGTGACGCTGGAACGGGTGCGGCGCGGCTGGGGCGGCCCTCACCCTAGCCCTCTCCCGCCAAGCGGGAGAGGGAATGGAGCGTTGAGGCTTAACGTTTGGCGGCTTTC is a genomic window containing:
- a CDS encoding DCC1-like thiol-disulfide oxidoreductase family protein gives rise to the protein MSRETEAASGSGDVWLVYDGECPLCNAYCKHARVSEAVGRLHLVDAREPGALMDEITAAGLDIDQGMVLKFENVMYYGPEAIRMLTLLSTPSGYFNRISYWFFGGTKRARIFYPLSKAVRNLVLKLLGIRYIDNLKTAAGSPPANAR
- a CDS encoding NrdJb; amino-acid sequence: MAVKIEKKIKGYSVVTPEDKAKEAAKAAAASAAAVKAEEPVDNVIQMHERIERPEILIGSTYKIKSPLFEHALYVTINDIVLNAGTEHESRRPFEIFINSKNMDHFQWIVALTRIMSAVFRKGGDVTFLVDEMKAVFDPRGGYFKAGGVYMPSLVAEMGAIVEDHLKSIGMIHDPEMSDAQRELIAEKRAAYEQRGAKKNSEVTRSASITVVEPRNEDVTVTGDGASFPPSATVCHKCSTKALVLMDGCATCLNCGYSKCG
- the ubiG gene encoding bifunctional 2-polyprenyl-6-hydroxyphenol methylase/3-demethylubiquinol 3-O-methyltransferase UbiG — translated: MPSIDNTIYDHVHATWWDQDGFMALLRTSVNPPRFAYFRAVLSERLGLDPRGLRVLDVGCGGGLLSEEFAALGCAVTGVDRSLPSLAAAREHAGRSGLNIDYRQASAEALPFDAAQFDVVCCCDVLEHVDDPDAVVAQIARVLKPGGVFLFDTINRTFMSKLVAIKLAQDWRLTRLIPRDVHVWDKFIRPHELAASMNRHGLREHEFAGLSPAINPLTALNALVRNKLGRMSFAELGSKLKLKRSDDLSISYMGFARAQAR
- a CDS encoding delta-60 repeat domain-containing protein, encoding MISNAMKVSFGMAIGAIGALATPAQAASLDPTFGSAGITSTAFGNYGAAARIVIQPDGRIVTAGQTALGEFALARYTTSGVLDTSFNGTGKVTTTPSGSCSGQARALALQADGKIVVAGTSCPNFTSTRNFTIYRYNTDGSLDTSFGSSGKATVNFYAGASEAYAIAVQGSSIWVAGYAGSGFALARLTSGGTLDYSFGSGTGTVTSAVGTGSAFVNSLAIQADGKPVLAGYASSGGTVFALTRYTTSGALDTTFGSGGKVLTNVGGTSTGNSSIATSLAIQSDGNIVAAGYAKSTSASYYRFAAVRYTSAGALDSYFGSGTGKVLTAIGSGDAVGSDVAIDANGGIIVGGYSNAGSYRQLTLNRYDPFGNQDASFGPVATTVGSANAAVQGLAIQGDGKIVVAGYGNSPAAFVVARYQ
- a CDS encoding TonB-dependent siderophore receptor — protein: MSVRYALRGLPPHPLFRAACARSLSTSLRIALTAGALGLSGVGAAWAQSAQAADEPAPPPDEAQTLETVRVTANQLGTVTEGSGAYTPGTIATATRLVLTPRQTPQTISVITRQEMDDFGLTGIDDVMRVTPGLSIVTYDSERTEYYARGFAVNNFQYDGIPMQRDSAYSAGNTLSDMAIYDRVEVLKGATGLLTGIGDPGATINLIRKKPSRNEVRGSVTLGAGSWDDYRGEFDIGGPLSADGRIRGRAVATYQDAHAHTDHYQRRTEVLYGVLEADIGEATLLTVGADYQDSDPRGSSWGGIPLLDSRGDFNRKPRSFNNGARWSRWRQYTRTGFATLEHHFGNDWIAKLQLNHQVNGYDAALGAGASGNPDPVTGTGVGLWLGQYIGKTVSNAADVYLSGKFAWLGREHELVIGGSMSRKRWTNDGYFAPADYPLQVPDYRSWNGDIPEPVWVSAFANDEVTRESGAYIVGRFDVADPLKLIVGSRIANYKAVDIDKSGILVPYAGAVYDLNDNLSAFVSYSSIFKPQSNQDEQGRRLDPLEGRNYELGLKGEFYDGRLNASAAVFRLDQDNYPDPTGGRTPSGGIAYRALPGVRTEGYELELSGQLRPGWQIQGGYAHKIARKDGGKISTLEPEDQFSVHTSYRLRGGLQGWTVGGGARWQSPTWGDIPHPTLGTIEHRTEPYWVFDAMARYQVNEQLSATLNIGNLFDKRYYTIFNAYSTYTWGEPRNVRVAVTYRF
- a CDS encoding AI-2E family transporter translates to MSTVPETRLTAPPARIAAWILGLIGLFLILRLGLLGAVLAGLLVFQLIHVLAPLVDRKVRGRRARLIAVALLAILIIGFLTLATLGLIAFFRADTGGEQALLARLMDVIDASRNQVPLWAQPYLPDDMSDLKRGLNAWLDEHRGELSLVGAEAAQLSARLLVGMVLGAMIALQEELPALHLGPLGQELLARVSRLSDAFRRVVFAQIKISALNTAFTAVFLLIVLPLFGIHVPMSKTLIVVTFIAGLLPVVGNLISNTLITIAALSVSIYVAVTALVYLVLIHKLEYFLNARIVGGEIKARAWELLLAMLMMEAAFGMPGLIAGPIYYAYIKRELVDQSWI